A region of the Amycolatopsis sp. cg13 genome:
GGCGCGGTGCCCTCGCCGAGGAGAGTCCTCCCCGCCGCCGGAGGACGAGGGGTGCCGGTTCGACAGCCAACCTTCGCCAGTCGCATGGCTGCGTCGCCGCCGCCTCGATGTCTCCGGCGACGAAGGCGAAGTTCTCGTCCGCATCCGGTTGGCCGCCGGGACGTCGTTTCGCCGGTGTCCCCCACTCCGGCTTGGGCGCTTCGACTCCGCTGATCGTCGGCACGGTTGACGCGCGGAGCGAATTACAAGCGTGGCGTTTCACGTGAAACTCGCCGCCCCCTCACCCGGCTCACCGCGTTTCACGTGAAACGACCTGTGGATCGCTCGGCGACTCGAGTGGAGTTGTCCACAGTTGCGGTCTGTCGGCTCGATTTGGCGTCGGCATCAGGGACAATCAACCGAGCGCGTTTCACGTGAAACGCGCGGAGCGAGGAGTGGGAGTAGTGAGCTTGGACGGCGCCACCGGGACGGTCCGGACCGCGGCGGTGGAGGTGTTCGGGGAGCGCGTCGAGCAAGCCGCCGGGTACGTGGAGCTGCTGGCGACTCATGGGGTCGAGCGAGGGTTGATCGGTCCGCGTGAGGTGGACCGGCTGTGGGAGCGGCACGTGCTGAACTCCGCGGTGATCGGTGAGCAGATCCCGTCCGAGGCGCGTGTGGTCGACGTCGGGTCGGGTGCTGGGCTTCCGGGAGTACCGCTGGCGATCGCTCGACCGGACCTCGATATCGTGCTCTTGGAACCCATGGCTCGCCGGGTTGACTGGTTGGCCGAGGTCGCCGAGAAGCTGGAACTCCCGATCACCATCGTCCGTGGACGCGCCGAGGAGCGGTCCGTACGCGAGCAGCTGAGTGGCGCAGACGTCGTCACCGCTCGCGCGGTCGCTCCCCTCGCTCGGCTCGCGGGCTGGTGCCTTCCCCTGGTTCGTCCCGAAGGTCGACTGGTTGCCCTCAAAGGTGCCAGCGCCGCTGAAGAGATCTCCCGTGACCGCGACGCGGTGCGCAAGGCCGGTGGTGCCGAACCACAGGTCGCTGAATGCGGGAAGGCAGTACTCGAAGTCCCCAGCACGGTGGTCCTGATCCGTCGCCTGCCGCCGAAGCCGAACCGGCCACGCGGCAGACGGAGCTAGCGAACGACAAGAGCCGCGCCGTTCCACGTGAAACATCGCGGTGTGAACGCCCCCGAATCGTCTACCAGGAGGAGGTGTCGAGACCGGTGAATCCCCCGCCGTCCGACTCCGCGGAGGCCAGCCAGGAGATGGGCTGGACGCCGATCGCTGAAGAAGCCGTTCGCGCCGCGAGCGTGCTCCACCCCAAGGAAGGGGTGCTCCCCCGCCCCTCTCGCCGCCGGGTGCTGACCGTCGCCAACCAGAAGGGCGGGGTCGGCAAGACGACGAGCACCGTCAACCTGGCCGCGGCGCTCGCCGTACACGGACTGAAAACGTTGGTGATCGACCTCGACCCGCAGGGCAACGCCAGCACCGCGCTCGACATCGACCACCGCTCCGGGACGCCCTCGATCTACGAGGTGCTCATCGGCGAGGTCTCGATCGCCGAGGCCGCGCAGCAGAGCGAGCAGTCCCCCAACCTCTACTGCGTGCCCGCGACGATCGACCTCGCCGGTGCCGAGATCGAACTTGTCTCCATGGCGAACCGCGAGACGCGGCTCAAGGAGGCGCTGTCGTCCGGGGCGCTCGACGAGATCGGCGTCGACTACGTCTTCATTGACTGCCCGCCGTCGCTCGGTCTCCTCACCGTCAACGCGATGGTGGCGGCGCAGGAAGTGCTCATCCCGATCCAGTGCGAGTACTACGCGCTCGAAGGTCTCGGGCAGCTCCTCAGCAACATCGAACTCGTGCAGCAGCACCTCAACCGCGAACTCAGCGTGTCGACGATTCTGCTCACCATGTACGACGGTCGCACCAAGCTGGCCGATCAGGTGACCAACGAGGTCCGCAACCACTTCGGCGACACGGTGCTGAAGACCGTCATCCCGCGCAGCGTGAAGGTGTCCGAGGCACCCGGCTACGGCCAGACCGTCCTCGCCTACGACCCCGGTTCACGTGGTGCCATGAGCTATCTCGACGCGGCGAAGGAGATCGCCGAGCGGGGTGTGAACGAGAGGAGCAGCACCACATGACTGAGCGCAGAGGAGGGCTCGGCCGCGGGCTGGCGGCCCTGATCCCGACCGGACCGGCGACGCCTCCTCCGGCCGCGACCGAGGCAGCCACGCCCGCGGAGAAAGCGGTGCGCGAGGACAAGGGCTGGTTCGCGGCGAACGGTGCCGCGGGTCAGCCGGTCGCGGGCGGCGAGGTCGCCGGCGCGGTGTACCGCGAGATCCCGGTCAGCTCGGTCAAGCCGAACCCGAAGCAGCCTCGCCAGGTTTTCGACGAGGAAGCACTCGCCGAACTCGAGCATTCGATCCGCGAGTTCGGGCTCATGCAGCCGATCGTCGTCCGCGAACTCGGCGACGACGAGTACGAACTCGTCATGGGCGAACGTCGGCTGCGCGCCTCGCAGCAGGCGGAGCTCGAGGCGATTCCCGCGATCGTGCGGCAGACCGCTGACGAGTCGATGCTGCGGGACGCGTTGCTGGAGAACATCCACCGCGTGCAGCTGAACCCGCTCGAAGAGGCGGCGGCTTACCAGCAGCTGCTGGACGAGTTCGCGGTGACGCACGAGGAGCTGGCGAGCCGCATCGGCCGCAGCCGTCCGGTCATCACGAACACCATCCGGCTGCTCAAACTCCCCCTCGCCGTGCAGCGGCGGGTGGCCGCGGGCGTCCTGTCCGCCGGGCACGCGCGGGCGCTGCTGTCGCTGGAGGATCCGGAAAGCCAGGAAGAACTGGCGGCGCGGATCGTCGCGGAGGGCATGTCGGTGCGCGCCACCGAGGAAGCCGTCACGCTGAAGAAGAGCGAGAAGCCGGCCAAGCCGAAGGCCGCTCCCCGCAAGCCGATTCAGGCACCCGGATTGCAGGAACTCGCGAACCGGCTGTCCGATCGGTTCGACACCCGGGTGAAGGTCGACCTCGGCCGGCGCAAGGGACGCATCGTTCTCGAGTTCGGGTCGGTCGACGACCTCGAGCGGATCGTCGGGATCATCGACGCGAATTCCGGGGAAAAATCGGCGAATCAGACCGACGAAACCGATTAGGGATCACCCAGGGTCGTTTCGTCACGGTGATGATTGCGGATCGAGGCGGCCATGGTCACCCGGAGTGGCCGCCGGAATCGACCGGCGCGGGGAGGGGCGGCAGACCGCCGCCCGCCCCCGTCCGCCAGGTTTTCAGTTCGCGCGGGCGACGGCGCGCGCGACGAGGTCCGCGAAAACCGAACCGAGGGTGGTGCCGGCGGCTTCGACGGCCATCGGCACCGTCGAGGTTTCGGTGAGACCCGGCGAGAGGTTCACTTCGAGGAAGTGGACTCCCCCGTCCGGCGTGATCACCGCGTCGGTGCGCGAGATGTCGCGCAGCCCGAGCCACCGGTGCGCGCCGACGGCGAGTTCACCGACCGCCTTCGCGGCTTCGTCGGAAATCCGCGCCGGGGTGAAGAAGTCGGTGAGACCGGCGGTGTAGCGCGCGGTGTAGTCGTAGACGCCGCTCTCCGGCACGATCTCCACCGCGGGCAGGGCCTCAGCCCCGTTCTCCCCTTCGATGACCGTGACGGCCACTTCAACGCCGTCTACGAACCGTTCCGCGAGCACGGTGTCGCCGTAGGCGAAGCAGCCGACCATCGCCGCGGGCAGCTCGGAAGCCTCCCGGACCACCTGCGTGCCGAGCGCGGACCCGCCCTGATCCGGCTTGAGGATCAGCGGAAGACCGAGCCGCTCGACCATCGCGTCGAGCACCGACTGGGCACCCAGTTCGCGGAAAGTGCTGTGCGGCAACACAATCCAGTCCGGCGTGGAGAACCCGGCCTGCTGCACGAACGCCTTCGCGGTCGGCTTGTCCCAAGCCCGGCGGCAGCCCTGCGAGTGGGTGCCGACGAACGGCACGTCGAGCATCTCCAGCACGGTCTGCACCGAGCCGTTCTCGCCCTCGCCGCCGTGCAAGGCGACGACAACCGCGTCCGGACGCTGCGTGCGCAGCCGTTCCAGCAGCCCGGCGTCGGTGTCCCACTCCTCCACCGTGAGGCCCTCGGCCCGCAGCGCGGCGGACAGCCTGCGCCCGGAGCGAAGCGAAACGTCGCGTTCGTGGGAAAGCCCGCCGGCGAGCACGGCAACGGTACGGTCGACCACCGTGGGAACTCCTTAGTGTTGCAGGGCCGGTCAGACCGTGTCCGGAGACGGGGTCTCGGGCCCCGGGATGGTGCGCGCCTTCACGCTACCGAAGGTGCGGCTGAGGTCCATTTCGGACTCGAGCACCGCGGCGAGGCGGCGCACGCCTTCCCGGATGCGCTCCGGCGTCGGGTAGCAGTACGACAGCCGCATCTGGCGGGAGCCGAAACCGTCGGCGTAGAAACCGGTGCCGGACGCATACGCCACCCGAGCGGTGACCGCGCGCGGCAACATCGCTTTGGTGTCAACGCCTTCCGGCACGGTGACCCACACGTAGAAGCCGCCGTCGGGGTTGGTCCAGGAGCAGCCGGGCGGCA
Encoded here:
- the rsmG gene encoding 16S rRNA (guanine(527)-N(7))-methyltransferase RsmG, translated to MSLDGATGTVRTAAVEVFGERVEQAAGYVELLATHGVERGLIGPREVDRLWERHVLNSAVIGEQIPSEARVVDVGSGAGLPGVPLAIARPDLDIVLLEPMARRVDWLAEVAEKLELPITIVRGRAEERSVREQLSGADVVTARAVAPLARLAGWCLPLVRPEGRLVALKGASAAEEISRDRDAVRKAGGAEPQVAECGKAVLEVPSTVVLIRRLPPKPNRPRGRRS
- a CDS encoding ParA family protein, whose protein sequence is MNPPPSDSAEASQEMGWTPIAEEAVRAASVLHPKEGVLPRPSRRRVLTVANQKGGVGKTTSTVNLAAALAVHGLKTLVIDLDPQGNASTALDIDHRSGTPSIYEVLIGEVSIAEAAQQSEQSPNLYCVPATIDLAGAEIELVSMANRETRLKEALSSGALDEIGVDYVFIDCPPSLGLLTVNAMVAAQEVLIPIQCEYYALEGLGQLLSNIELVQQHLNRELSVSTILLTMYDGRTKLADQVTNEVRNHFGDTVLKTVIPRSVKVSEAPGYGQTVLAYDPGSRGAMSYLDAAKEIAERGVNERSSTT
- a CDS encoding ParB/RepB/Spo0J family partition protein, with translation MTERRGGLGRGLAALIPTGPATPPPAATEAATPAEKAVREDKGWFAANGAAGQPVAGGEVAGAVYREIPVSSVKPNPKQPRQVFDEEALAELEHSIREFGLMQPIVVRELGDDEYELVMGERRLRASQQAELEAIPAIVRQTADESMLRDALLENIHRVQLNPLEEAAAYQQLLDEFAVTHEELASRIGRSRPVITNTIRLLKLPLAVQRRVAAGVLSAGHARALLSLEDPESQEELAARIVAEGMSVRATEEAVTLKKSEKPAKPKAAPRKPIQAPGLQELANRLSDRFDTRVKVDLGRRKGRIVLEFGSVDDLERIVGIIDANSGEKSANQTDETD
- a CDS encoding D-alanine--D-alanine ligase; protein product: MVDRTVAVLAGGLSHERDVSLRSGRRLSAALRAEGLTVEEWDTDAGLLERLRTQRPDAVVVALHGGEGENGSVQTVLEMLDVPFVGTHSQGCRRAWDKPTAKAFVQQAGFSTPDWIVLPHSTFRELGAQSVLDAMVERLGLPLILKPDQGGSALGTQVVREASELPAAMVGCFAYGDTVLAERFVDGVEVAVTVIEGENGAEALPAVEIVPESGVYDYTARYTAGLTDFFTPARISDEAAKAVGELAVGAHRWLGLRDISRTDAVITPDGGVHFLEVNLSPGLTETSTVPMAVEAAGTTLGSVFADLVARAVARAN